A portion of the Pseudomonas synxantha BG33R genome contains these proteins:
- the dinB gene encoding DNA polymerase IV, with protein MTQRKIIHVDCDCFYAAIEMRDDPSLAQKPLAVGGSADRRGVIATCNYEARAYGVRSAMSSRHALKLCPDLTIVKPRMDAYKEASKEIQTIFRDYTDLIEPLSLDEAYLDVSDSPHFGGSATRIAQDIRRRVSNQLHITVSAGVAPNKFLAKIASDWKKPNGLFVITPDQVEDFVSQLRVSKLHGVGKVTADKLARLGIEDCLQLREWNKLALVREFGSFGERLWSLARGIDDRVVQNDSRRQSISVENTYDVDLPDLSSCLAKLPELMETLAGRMARIDSSYRAGKPFVKVKFHDFTQTTLEQAGAGRDLESYQQLLTQAFNRGGKPVRLLGIGVRLLDLSGGNEQLEFSW; from the coding sequence ATGACGCAGCGCAAAATCATCCACGTCGACTGTGATTGCTTCTACGCCGCCATCGAGATGCGTGACGACCCGAGCCTGGCGCAAAAGCCCTTGGCTGTGGGCGGCTCGGCGGACCGGCGGGGGGTTATCGCTACCTGCAACTACGAAGCGCGTGCGTACGGGGTTCGTTCTGCCATGTCGTCGCGCCACGCCTTGAAGCTGTGCCCCGACCTGACCATCGTCAAACCGCGCATGGATGCCTATAAAGAAGCATCAAAGGAAATCCAGACGATCTTTCGCGACTACACCGACTTGATCGAGCCGTTGTCGCTGGATGAAGCCTACCTCGACGTCTCCGACAGCCCGCATTTTGGCGGCAGCGCCACGCGCATTGCCCAGGACATCCGTCGGCGGGTCTCCAACCAGTTGCATATCACCGTGTCTGCCGGCGTGGCGCCGAACAAGTTCCTGGCCAAGATTGCCAGCGACTGGAAAAAGCCCAACGGCCTGTTTGTGATTACCCCGGACCAGGTCGAAGACTTTGTCTCGCAGTTGCGGGTCAGCAAGCTGCACGGCGTTGGCAAGGTCACCGCCGATAAGCTCGCGCGCCTGGGCATCGAAGACTGCTTGCAGCTGCGCGAGTGGAACAAACTGGCGCTGGTGCGCGAATTCGGCAGTTTTGGCGAACGACTCTGGAGCCTGGCCCGTGGGATTGATGACCGCGTGGTGCAAAACGACAGTCGTCGACAGTCCATCAGTGTGGAAAATACCTACGATGTGGACTTGCCGGATCTTTCAAGCTGCCTGGCTAAACTTCCCGAATTGATGGAAACCCTGGCGGGGCGTATGGCGCGCATCGACAGCAGCTACCGGGCGGGCAAGCCGTTCGTCAAAGTGAAGTTTCATGACTTTACCCAGACGACGCTGGAGCAGGCGGGGGCAGGGCGGGATCTGGAGAGTTATCAGCAGTTGCTGACCCAGGCGTTTAACCGTGGGGGCAAGCCGGTGCGATTGCTGGGGATTGGGGTGCGGTTGCTGGACCTGAGCGGCGGTAACGAACAGCTCGAATTTTCCTGGTAG
- the mprF gene encoding bifunctional lysylphosphatidylglycerol flippase/synthetase MprF, giving the protein MRANSSEPQDTVTAEQPITPTRLRWLDLLSKYRQPIGLAVTLLLFAIALIACRHLLLELDLYALHDSILEVPKPALLGAFAAAVAGFIILLGYEFSGARYAGVKLPAKTLALGGFTAFAIGNAIGLSMLSGGSVRYRLYARHGIGASEVAHMTVFASLALGCALPPLAALATLSNLPAASTYLHLPQSLLGGISGAVLVLSAMLCIGIYRRRLPEQPYPDNLLVKAGRRTLRLPGRRLTFLQLIITALDVAAAAAVLYMLLPEAPPFGPFLLVYLLALAAGVLSHVPGGVGVFEAILLAAFADKLGAAPLAAALLLYRMIYVVLPLLIACVFLLVNEAQRLFQTQQSLRVASGLAAPVLAVLVFLSGVVLLFSGATPEIDSRLENIGFLIPHRLIDASHFGASLIGVLCLLLAQGLRRRLSAAWMLTMVLLLVGALLSLLKGFDWEEASLMTMTAVLLAIFRRSFYRASRLTELPFSPLYLVASVCVLGASIWLLLFAYQDVPYSHQLWWQFTLDANAPRGLRSLLGAAVLLVIVSLTWLLRTARPVIHLPTPEELERASKILMASSQPDGGLALTGDKALLFHPNDEAFLMYARRGRSLVALYDPIGPTQPRAEMIWQFRDLCDIHHARPVFYQVRAENLPYYMDIGLTAIKLGEEARVDLKRFDLEAKGKEMKDLRYTWNRGTRDGLSLEIFEPGQAPMDELKVISDAWLTGKNVREKGFSLGRFSDDYLKHFRIAIIRFEGRPVAFANLLETYNHDLASLDLMRAHPDAPKLTMEFMMVGLIQHYKNHGYARFSLGMVPLSGLQPRRGAPLTQRLGSMVFRRGEQLYNFQGLRRFKDKFQPDWEPRYMAVPAGLDPLVALADTAALIAGGLTGLVKR; this is encoded by the coding sequence ATGCGCGCCAACTCGTCTGAACCACAAGACACCGTCACAGCAGAACAACCGATCACGCCTACCCGCTTGCGATGGCTGGATTTGTTGAGCAAGTATCGCCAGCCCATTGGCCTGGCCGTAACGCTGCTGTTGTTTGCAATCGCCCTGATCGCCTGCCGACACCTGCTGCTGGAACTGGATCTCTACGCACTCCACGATTCGATTCTGGAAGTGCCCAAGCCAGCCTTGCTCGGTGCATTTGCAGCGGCAGTCGCAGGTTTCATTATCCTGCTCGGTTATGAATTTTCCGGCGCACGCTATGCCGGCGTGAAGTTACCCGCCAAGACCCTGGCCCTGGGCGGCTTCACCGCCTTTGCCATCGGCAACGCCATTGGCTTGTCGATGCTCTCGGGCGGTTCGGTGCGCTACCGTTTATATGCACGCCACGGCATCGGCGCATCGGAAGTGGCGCACATGACCGTGTTCGCCAGCCTGGCCCTGGGCTGCGCCCTGCCGCCACTGGCCGCATTGGCGACACTTAGCAATTTGCCGGCGGCCTCGACTTACCTGCATTTACCGCAAAGCCTGCTCGGGGGTATTTCAGGCGCCGTGTTGGTGTTGTCGGCCATGCTGTGCATCGGCATCTATCGCCGTCGCCTGCCGGAACAGCCCTACCCCGATAACCTGCTGGTCAAGGCCGGGCGTCGCACCCTGCGCCTGCCGGGCCGCCGCCTGACCTTCCTGCAGCTGATCATCACCGCCCTCGACGTGGCCGCTGCCGCTGCCGTCCTTTATATGCTGTTGCCGGAAGCACCGCCCTTCGGCCCGTTCCTGCTGGTGTACCTGCTGGCCCTGGCCGCCGGTGTGCTCAGCCATGTGCCGGGAGGCGTGGGTGTATTCGAAGCGATCCTGCTGGCGGCCTTCGCCGACAAACTCGGTGCCGCACCCCTGGCTGCCGCCTTGCTGCTGTACCGGATGATCTACGTGGTATTGCCGCTGCTGATCGCCTGTGTGTTCCTGCTGGTCAACGAGGCCCAGCGCCTGTTCCAGACCCAGCAAAGCCTGCGGGTGGCGTCGGGGCTGGCAGCGCCGGTATTGGCCGTCCTGGTTTTTTTGTCCGGCGTGGTCCTGCTGTTTTCCGGCGCCACGCCAGAGATCGACTCACGCCTGGAAAACATCGGCTTCCTGATTCCCCACCGCCTGATTGACGCCTCGCACTTCGGTGCCAGCCTGATCGGCGTGTTGTGCCTGTTGCTCGCCCAGGGCCTGCGTCGACGTTTGTCGGCGGCCTGGATGCTGACCATGGTGCTGCTGCTGGTCGGCGCCCTGCTCTCGTTGCTCAAGGGCTTCGACTGGGAAGAAGCCAGCCTGATGACCATGACCGCGGTGCTGCTGGCGATCTTTCGCCGCTCGTTCTACCGCGCCAGCCGCTTGACCGAGCTGCCGTTTTCGCCGCTTTACCTGGTGGCCAGTGTCTGTGTACTCGGCGCCTCGATCTGGCTGCTGTTGTTCGCCTATCAGGATGTGCCTTACAGCCATCAACTGTGGTGGCAGTTCACCCTCGACGCCAACGCCCCTCGCGGTTTGCGCTCGTTGCTGGGCGCTGCGGTGCTGCTGGTGATCGTATCGCTGACCTGGCTGCTGCGCACGGCGCGCCCGGTCATCCACTTGCCCACCCCGGAAGAACTGGAGCGCGCCAGCAAGATCCTGATGGCCTCGTCCCAACCCGACGGCGGCCTGGCGCTGACCGGCGACAAGGCGCTGCTGTTTCACCCCAACGATGAAGCCTTCCTGATGTACGCCCGTCGCGGGCGTAGCCTGGTGGCTCTGTACGACCCGATCGGCCCGACCCAACCGCGCGCCGAGATGATCTGGCAGTTCCGTGACCTGTGCGATATCCACCACGCAAGACCGGTGTTCTACCAGGTACGCGCCGAGAACCTGCCGTACTACATGGACATCGGCCTCACCGCGATCAAGCTGGGCGAAGAAGCCCGCGTCGACCTGAAACGCTTTGACCTGGAAGCCAAGGGCAAAGAGATGAAGGATTTGCGCTACACCTGGAACCGTGGCACCCGGGACGGCTTGTCCCTGGAAATCTTCGAACCGGGCCAGGCGCCGATGGATGAATTAAAAGTCATCTCCGATGCCTGGCTTACAGGTAAGAATGTGCGGGAAAAAGGCTTCTCCCTGGGCCGCTTCAGCGACGACTACCTCAAGCACTTTCGTATCGCGATCATTCGCTTTGAAGGGCGCCCGGTAGCCTTCGCCAACCTGCTGGAGACCTACAATCATGACCTGGCCAGCCTTGACCTGATGCGCGCCCACCCCGACGCGCCCAAGCTCACGATGGAATTCATGATGGTGGGCCTCATTCAACATTATAAGAACCACGGCTACGCCCGCTTCAGCCTCGGTATGGTGCCGCTGTCGGGCTTGCAACCGCGCCGTGGCGCACCGCTGACCCAGCGCCTGGGCTCGATGGTGTTCCGCCGTGGCGAGCAACTGTATAACTTCCAAGGTTTGCGCCGCTTCAAAGACAAGTTCCAGCCCGACTGGGAACCCCGTTACATGGCCGTGCCCGCAGGACTTGATCCGCTGGTGGCACTGGCCGATACCGCCGCCCTGATTGCGGGCGGCTTGACTGGATTGGTGAAACGCTGA
- a CDS encoding virulence factor family protein, with protein sequence MIRRSWRYVLAFVVLLALVVAGGFWYWNRPAPQPTLEQLPQADGSVMTRVTPASTAKARVAVAVMADEALTDSQLVALSQGGAAQIVQVILPKDDCKLQEQALQGALAQLKGPATLVSGIGPGAALAWRWLATQNDDKANAISVGFALKQEGCNDPLPKTSAHGNWLVAWNDNPDDESASFVRDTPRATTSISDYDIHYPQVLNNELRKQLVGSDNGGLAIPVVEVPAGQAKDTVTLFLSGDGGWRDLDRDVAGEMAKIGYPVVGIDTLRYYWQHKSPEQSAKDLTELMQHYRQKWGTKRFVLTGYSFGADVLPAIYNRMPENEQQRVDAIILLAFARTGSFEIEVEGWLGNAGKEAATGPEMAKLPPEKVVCIYGAEEVDESGCTDKTAVGEAMKLPGGHHFDENYPALAKRLVDIIVKHQAKAE encoded by the coding sequence ATGATTCGACGCTCCTGGCGGTATGTGTTGGCCTTTGTAGTGCTGCTCGCGCTGGTCGTGGCGGGTGGCTTTTGGTACTGGAACCGCCCTGCCCCGCAACCGACCCTGGAGCAATTGCCCCAGGCCGATGGCTCGGTAATGACCCGCGTCACCCCCGCCAGCACCGCCAAAGCCCGTGTGGCCGTGGCCGTGATGGCCGATGAAGCGCTGACCGATAGCCAACTGGTTGCCCTGAGCCAGGGCGGCGCGGCGCAAATCGTTCAGGTGATCCTGCCCAAGGATGACTGCAAGCTGCAGGAACAAGCGCTGCAAGGCGCCCTGGCCCAGCTCAAGGGCCCGGCGACCCTGGTCAGTGGCATCGGCCCTGGCGCTGCGCTCGCCTGGCGCTGGCTGGCCACTCAGAATGATGACAAGGCTAACGCGATCTCCGTCGGCTTTGCCCTGAAACAGGAAGGCTGCAACGACCCGCTGCCCAAGACCTCTGCCCACGGCAACTGGCTGGTGGCGTGGAACGACAATCCTGACGATGAAAGCGCCAGCTTCGTACGTGACACGCCGCGTGCAACCACCAGCATCAGCGACTACGACATTCATTACCCGCAAGTGCTGAACAACGAGCTGCGCAAGCAACTGGTCGGTTCGGACAACGGTGGCCTGGCGATTCCCGTGGTGGAAGTTCCTGCCGGGCAGGCCAAAGACACCGTGACCCTGTTCCTCTCCGGTGACGGAGGCTGGCGTGACCTGGACCGCGATGTGGCCGGCGAGATGGCGAAGATCGGCTACCCGGTGGTTGGCATCGACACCCTGCGCTACTACTGGCAGCACAAGAGCCCGGAGCAAAGCGCCAAGGACCTCACCGAGTTGATGCAACACTATCGGCAGAAGTGGGGCACCAAGCGCTTCGTGCTGACCGGTTATTCGTTCGGCGCCGATGTACTGCCGGCCATTTACAACCGTATGCCGGAAAACGAACAGCAGCGCGTCGATGCGATCATCCTGTTGGCATTTGCGCGCACTGGCAGCTTTGAAATCGAAGTGGAAGGTTGGCTGGGCAACGCCGGCAAAGAAGCCGCCACCGGCCCGGAAATGGCCAAGCTGCCACCTGAGAAGGTCGTGTGCATCTATGGTGCAGAGGAAGTCGACGAGAGTGGCTGCACCGACAAGACTGCGGTGGGGGAAGCCATGAAGCTGCCGGGCGGGCACCACTTCGATGAGAACTACCCGGCGCTGGCCAAGCGCTTGGTGGATATTATCGTCAAACACCAGGCCAAAGCCGAGTAG
- the recJ gene encoding single-stranded-DNA-specific exonuclease RecJ, which translates to MRIDPRPLPAVLPFLGELPPLLTRLYAARGVQSEAELDKSLARLIPYQQLKGIDAAVDLLVTALEQRQRILIVGDFDADGATASTVGTLGLRLLGAAHVDYLVPNRFEYGYGLTPEIVAVALQREPQLLITVDNGISSVEGVAAAKAAGLKVLVTDHHLPGDELPAADAIVNPNQPGCTFPSKALAGVGVIFYVLMALRARLRSLGWYDNKPQPNIGELLDLVALGSVADVVPLDANNRILVHQGLERIRAGRARPGIKAILEVAKRDHARITSTDLGFILGPRLNAAGRLDDMSLGIECLLTTDAGAAREMAAQLDGMNQDRKSIEQGMQREALAQLKDLPVESMPYGLCLFDPEWHQGVIGILASRMKERYFRPTIAFADAGDGLLKGSGRSVQGFHIRDALAVVASQHPNLISKYGGHAMAAGLTLPEANFPLFAQAFDAEVRRQLREEDLTGRLLSDGTLAVEEFHLELARALRHAGPWGQHFPEPLFHGVFQLVEQRVVGERHLKVVLKSECGSVKLDGIAFGVDREVWPNPTVRWVELAYKLDVNEFRGNETVQLMIAHIEPR; encoded by the coding sequence ATGCGTATCGATCCCCGCCCATTGCCCGCCGTCCTGCCTTTTCTCGGTGAATTGCCGCCGCTGTTGACCCGTCTCTATGCCGCGCGCGGGGTGCAATCGGAAGCCGAGCTGGACAAGAGCCTGGCGCGGTTGATTCCCTACCAGCAGCTCAAAGGGATCGACGCGGCGGTGGACTTGCTGGTGACCGCCCTGGAGCAGCGCCAACGCATTCTGATCGTTGGTGACTTCGACGCCGACGGCGCCACGGCGAGCACCGTAGGTACCCTGGGCCTGCGCTTGCTTGGGGCGGCCCATGTCGATTACCTGGTGCCCAACCGTTTCGAGTACGGCTACGGCCTGACGCCGGAAATCGTCGCGGTGGCGTTGCAGCGCGAGCCCCAGTTGCTGATTACCGTGGACAACGGCATCTCCAGCGTCGAAGGTGTGGCGGCGGCGAAAGCGGCGGGGCTGAAGGTGCTGGTCACCGACCACCACTTGCCCGGCGATGAACTGCCGGCCGCCGACGCCATCGTCAATCCGAACCAGCCGGGCTGCACGTTTCCCAGCAAGGCCCTGGCCGGTGTCGGCGTGATCTTCTACGTGTTGATGGCTCTGCGCGCGCGGTTACGCAGCCTGGGTTGGTATGACAACAAACCCCAGCCGAACATCGGTGAACTGCTTGATCTGGTGGCGTTGGGCAGCGTCGCCGACGTGGTGCCGCTGGACGCCAACAATCGCATCCTCGTTCATCAAGGCCTGGAGCGCATTCGTGCCGGTCGGGCGCGGCCTGGCATCAAGGCGATCCTGGAAGTGGCCAAGCGCGACCACGCTCGGATCACCTCCACCGACCTGGGGTTTATCCTCGGCCCGCGTCTGAACGCGGCCGGGCGCCTGGATGACATGAGCCTGGGCATCGAATGCCTGCTCACCACCGACGCTGGTGCCGCACGGGAAATGGCCGCGCAACTGGACGGCATGAACCAGGACCGTAAATCCATCGAACAAGGCATGCAGCGCGAGGCCCTGGCCCAGCTCAAGGACTTGCCGGTGGAGTCGATGCCGTACGGTTTGTGCCTGTTCGACCCGGAGTGGCACCAGGGGGTGATCGGCATCCTCGCGTCGCGCATGAAAGAACGTTACTTCCGCCCGACCATTGCCTTTGCTGACGCGGGCGACGGCCTGCTCAAGGGGTCTGGGCGTTCGGTGCAAGGCTTTCATATCCGCGATGCGCTGGCGGTTGTCGCCAGCCAGCATCCCAACCTGATCAGCAAGTACGGCGGTCACGCCATGGCCGCCGGGCTGACCCTGCCCGAGGCGAACTTCCCGCTGTTTGCGCAAGCCTTTGATGCCGAAGTGCGTCGGCAGCTGCGTGAAGAAGACCTCACCGGCCGCTTGCTCTCCGACGGCACTTTGGCTGTGGAAGAGTTTCACCTGGAACTGGCCCGCGCCCTGCGTCACGCCGGCCCTTGGGGGCAGCACTTTCCGGAGCCGTTGTTTCACGGTGTGTTCCAGTTGGTGGAGCAGCGGGTAGTGGGGGAGCGGCACCTGAAGGTGGTGCTCAAGAGCGAATGCGGGTCAGTGAAGCTTGATGGCATCGCCTTCGGCGTGGACCGCGAGGTGTGGCCGAACCCGACTGTGCGTTGGGTGGAGTTGGCTTACAAGCTGGATGTGAATGAGTTTCGGGGCAATGAGACTGTGCAGTTGATGATTGCCCACATCGAACCGCGCTAG